One window of the Candidatus Chryseobacterium colombiense genome contains the following:
- a CDS encoding DNA alkylation repair protein: MSNMLKEIEEALAVLSIPEKAVFFPKFFKTGKGEYGEGDLFLGVKVPDQRSIAKEYYAKISLQDLSTLLSSKYHEHRLTALFMLISKFEKTKDKAVKEEIIEFYLNHLKHINNWDLVDSSCYKILGRYAFENQKEDLLRKLAASEEIWHKRIAVVGTMHYVKKGEYELTKEFVTLNLKHSHDLMHKANGWLLREMGQKNEHELLSYLNQYYKEMPRTCLRYAIEKLDEDLRQDYLKGRI, encoded by the coding sequence ATGAGTAATATGCTAAAAGAAATAGAAGAAGCTCTTGCTGTTTTATCCATTCCTGAAAAAGCAGTTTTTTTTCCTAAATTTTTCAAGACAGGAAAAGGTGAGTATGGTGAAGGAGATCTGTTTTTAGGAGTAAAAGTCCCGGACCAACGATCGATTGCGAAGGAATATTACGCTAAAATTTCATTACAGGATTTAAGTACATTACTTTCATCAAAATATCATGAACATCGATTGACTGCTTTGTTTATGTTGATTTCTAAATTTGAAAAAACGAAAGATAAAGCTGTAAAAGAGGAAATCATTGAGTTTTACTTAAACCATTTGAAGCATATCAATAATTGGGACCTTGTGGATTCAAGCTGTTATAAAATTCTCGGCAGATATGCTTTTGAAAATCAGAAGGAAGATTTATTAAGAAAGCTTGCTGCTTCCGAAGAAATATGGCATAAAAGAATTGCAGTTGTCGGAACAATGCATTACGTAAAAAAAGGAGAATATGAGCTTACAAAAGAATTTGTAACTCTGAATTTAAAACATTCCCACGATCTGATGCATAAAGCAAACGGCTGGTTGTTGAGAGAAATGGGACAGAAAAATGAACATGAGTTGCTCAGCTATCTCAATCAATATTATAAAGAAATGCCAAGAACATGTCTTCGATATGCGATTGAAAAGCTGGATGAAGATTTGAGGCAAGATTATCTAAAAGGCAGAATCTGA
- a CDS encoding DUF6122 family protein encodes MDCFFWKTLTHYFLHLIFPGIIAFVFYRKDWKKVYLILLTTMLVDLDHLLADPIFDPNRGSIGFHFLHSYYAIAVYFLMLFFKGNIRIIGIGLLIHMLTDFQDFHCWCH; translated from the coding sequence ATGGATTGTTTCTTTTGGAAAACGTTAACCCATTATTTCCTGCACCTGATTTTTCCGGGGATCATTGCCTTTGTTTTCTATCGTAAAGACTGGAAAAAAGTATATCTTATTCTGTTGACTACGATGCTTGTAGACCTGGATCATTTATTGGCAGATCCTATTTTCGATCCGAACAGAGGAAGCATTGGTTTTCATTTTCTGCATTCTTATTATGCGATTGCAGTGTATTTTCTGATGCTGTTTTTTAAAGGAAACATAAGAATTATTGGCATTGGTCTTCTGATTCATATGCTGACCGATTTTCAGGATTTTCATTGCTGGTGTCATTAA
- a CDS encoding ionic transporter y4hA, producing MKLKELLHYTYIFPILAVGYYFSGLLGNGTIYDMIGGALLIGSVLSAVHHAEVVAHKVGEPFGTIILALCITIIEVALIISLMVAGGDQAITLARDTVFAAVMLILNGILGICILVGGVKYYEQFFARTSATTYLVSIVSILVLTLVLPNFTSTVNGPFYNEAQLAFVSVACLVIYGVFLMVQTVRHRSYFIIPEEHPEGHYIPSLAKTLVSFVFLVICLAIVVMMAKGLSSSIESMVQGLGAPKSLVGVIIAAVVLLPEGVAAIRAAKSNQIQSSLNLALGSALASIGLTIPAVSVVCITYDIPLVLGLDKKDIILLSLSVFIVMLSLSRGKTNILYGTVLLVNLAAYIFTVIVP from the coding sequence ATGAAACTAAAAGAATTATTACATTACACCTATATATTTCCCATTTTGGCAGTCGGATATTATTTTTCCGGTTTGTTGGGCAATGGAACAATCTATGACATGATAGGGGGTGCTTTGCTTATCGGGAGCGTTCTTTCTGCGGTGCATCATGCGGAAGTAGTTGCGCATAAAGTCGGAGAACCTTTTGGGACCATTATTTTAGCACTGTGTATTACGATCATTGAAGTGGCTTTAATTATCTCATTAATGGTTGCCGGAGGAGATCAGGCGATTACCTTGGCAAGAGATACGGTTTTTGCTGCCGTAATGCTTATTCTGAACGGTATTCTGGGGATTTGTATCCTAGTAGGAGGAGTGAAGTATTATGAACAGTTTTTTGCCAGAACTTCTGCTACGACTTATCTTGTGAGTATTGTTTCTATTCTTGTTCTTACATTGGTACTGCCTAATTTTACTTCAACTGTTAACGGACCGTTTTATAATGAAGCACAACTCGCTTTTGTTTCTGTGGCTTGTTTGGTTATTTATGGAGTCTTTTTAATGGTGCAAACGGTAAGGCACAGAAGTTATTTTATCATTCCCGAAGAACATCCTGAAGGGCATTATATTCCTTCGTTAGCTAAAACCCTGGTCAGTTTTGTATTTCTTGTGATCTGTTTGGCTATTGTAGTGATGATGGCGAAAGGTTTATCTTCATCTATTGAAAGCATGGTGCAGGGTTTAGGAGCTCCGAAATCTTTGGTGGGGGTTATTATTGCTGCCGTTGTTTTACTTCCTGAAGGGGTAGCTGCAATCAGGGCTGCAAAAAGTAATCAGATTCAGTCGAGTTTAAACCTGGCTTTAGGTTCTGCATTGGCAAGTATTGGATTAACGATTCCTGCGGTTTCTGTCGTTTGTATTACGTATGATATTCCGCTGGTATTGGGACTAGACAAAAAAGATATTATTTTACTGTCTCTGTCAGTATTTATAGTGATGCTGTCTCTAAGTAGAGGAAAAACCAATATTCTCTACGGTACAGTTTTGCTGGTAAATCTTGCAGCATATATTTTTACGGTAATCGTGCCTTAA
- a CDS encoding group III truncated hemoglobin, with protein sequence MKKLETREDIEQLVNSFYAKVIKDEKIASFFTDITKVDWDKHLPKMYSFWESILFGQMTYKGNPMGAHFPVNEIKAMEQEHFEQWLSLWTQSIEENFAGENADLAIYKAQNIAKLMAFKMELARRL encoded by the coding sequence ATGAAAAAATTGGAAACCCGGGAAGATATTGAACAGCTTGTCAATTCCTTTTATGCGAAAGTAATTAAAGATGAGAAGATTGCATCATTTTTCACGGACATCACAAAAGTAGACTGGGATAAGCATCTTCCTAAAATGTATTCGTTCTGGGAATCCATTCTTTTCGGACAAATGACCTATAAAGGCAATCCGATGGGAGCACACTTTCCTGTCAATGAGATCAAAGCCATGGAGCAGGAGCATTTCGAGCAATGGCTTAGTTTATGGACGCAGAGTATTGAAGAAAACTTCGCGGGAGAAAATGCCGATTTAGCAATTTATAAGGCACAAAATATAGCCAAATTGATGGCTTTTAAAATGGAACTAGCGAGAAGACTTTAA
- a CDS encoding ion channel, with product MARGFRQKIRQKNTENSGFGNNASGRFINKDGFPNVKRRGVNVFNKLSWYHTMLNLSTFRFLSYLVIAYILVNLCFAFIYYMIGVEHLTGIDKSDPLNEFIDVFFFSSQTFTTVGYGRIAPVGFLASLVATFEAFLGLLTFAIATGLFYGRFSRPRAYLRFSDNAVIAPFQDTTALMFRLAPYKNNALSDADVIVSTAIEVIENGVPKSNFYRLEIQLSKINTLALNWTIVHKIDENSPFYGFTEEDFKNTDIEIIIQVRAFDEVFSNTVVQRTSYVSEEIIFGAKFVPMYSPSKDNLSTILDLDKINEYQKTELPSIMEVQ from the coding sequence ATGGCAAGAGGATTCAGACAAAAAATTCGCCAGAAAAATACGGAGAATAGTGGTTTCGGGAACAATGCTTCCGGAAGGTTCATCAACAAAGACGGCTTTCCCAATGTCAAAAGGAGAGGAGTGAATGTTTTCAATAAGCTCAGTTGGTATCATACCATGCTGAACCTGTCTACATTCCGGTTCTTGTCTTATTTGGTAATTGCATATATACTTGTAAATCTCTGTTTTGCATTTATATATTACATGATCGGAGTAGAGCACCTTACAGGAATTGACAAGAGTGATCCTCTTAATGAATTTATTGATGTGTTTTTCTTCAGCTCCCAGACTTTTACGACGGTTGGCTACGGAAGAATTGCGCCGGTTGGTTTTTTGGCAAGTTTAGTGGCTACTTTTGAAGCGTTTCTAGGATTGCTTACCTTTGCCATCGCAACAGGGTTATTTTATGGGAGATTTTCAAGACCTAGGGCATATTTAAGATTTTCAGATAACGCTGTTATTGCCCCTTTTCAGGATACGACCGCTTTGATGTTCAGACTTGCTCCTTACAAGAATAATGCTCTATCGGATGCGGATGTAATTGTCTCAACGGCAATAGAAGTTATTGAAAATGGTGTTCCCAAAAGTAATTTTTACAGGTTAGAGATCCAGTTGAGCAAGATCAATACGTTGGCATTGAACTGGACAATCGTCCACAAAATTGATGAAAATTCCCCGTTTTATGGTTTTACGGAGGAGGATTTTAAAAATACGGATATTGAGATTATTATTCAGGTAAGGGCTTTCGACGAAGTCTTTTCCAATACAGTGGTGCAGAGGACTTCTTATGTTTCGGAGGAAATCATTTTTGGAGCTAAATTCGTCCCGATGTATTCTCCAAGTAAAGACAACCTGTCAACGATTCTCGATCTGGATAAAATTAATGAATATCAAAAAACAGAACTTCCTTCTATAATGGAGGTACAATAA
- a CDS encoding YkgJ family cysteine cluster protein, with amino-acid sequence MDLDFYKKQAIQKQKEHKKFLDGLKKKPPKNLDYIVQDTHDEVFEKIDCLQCANCCKTTGPLYTEKDIERISKHLRMKIADFEAKFLRVDEDNDKVLQNLPCFFLNDDNTCSIYEVRPKACREYPHTDRKKIYQINNLMLKNTIICPAAYEFVESMMKNIKP; translated from the coding sequence ATGGACTTGGATTTTTATAAAAAACAGGCAATACAAAAGCAGAAAGAGCATAAAAAATTCTTAGACGGACTAAAGAAAAAACCGCCTAAGAATCTTGACTATATCGTTCAGGACACCCATGATGAAGTTTTTGAGAAAATAGACTGTCTACAATGTGCGAATTGTTGCAAAACAACAGGACCTTTGTATACTGAAAAGGATATTGAACGTATTTCCAAACATCTTCGGATGAAAATTGCTGATTTTGAGGCTAAATTTTTAAGGGTGGATGAAGATAATGATAAAGTACTTCAGAATCTTCCCTGCTTTTTTCTGAATGATGACAATACCTGTTCTATCTATGAGGTGAGGCCAAAAGCGTGCAGGGAATATCCTCATACAGACCGAAAAAAGATCTACCAGATCAATAATCTAATGCTGAAAAATACAATTATTTGTCCTGCAGCTTACGAATTTGTGGAAAGCATGATGAAAAATATAAAGCCATAA
- the gdhA gene encoding NADP-specific glutamate dehydrogenase: MEQYNIDQKIQEFIAKIEAKNPNEPEFLQAVKEVAVTVIPFIMTKKEYTGMKLLERMAEAERVIIFRVPWVDDKGEIQVNRGFRIQMNSAIGPYKGGIRFHPTVNLSVLKFLAFEQVFKNSLTTLPMGGGKGGSDFDPQGKSDMEVMRFCQAFMTEMCKHIGPETDVPAGDIGVGAREIGYLFGQYKKIRNEFTGVLTGKGLAYGGSLIRPEATGYGVVYFAEQMLKTIGQDFKNKIVTVSGFGNVAWGVIKKVSELGGKVVTISGPDGYIYDKDGIDGEKIDYLLELRSSGNNRAEDYAKKYPSAQFYAGKRPWEVKCDVAIPSATQNELDLEDAKVLVGNGCVCVTEAANMPSTLDAINYFLDNKVLFSPGKASNAGGVATSGLEMTQNSIRLNWTSEEVDARLKEIMIGIHKACRDYGKEEDGYVNYVKGANIAGFVKVAEAMLAQGVV; the protein is encoded by the coding sequence ATGGAACAATATAATATTGACCAGAAAATCCAAGAGTTTATTGCTAAGATTGAGGCAAAAAACCCTAATGAACCAGAATTTTTACAAGCTGTAAAAGAAGTTGCTGTAACTGTAATTCCGTTTATTATGACCAAGAAGGAATATACAGGGATGAAGCTGCTTGAGAGAATGGCTGAAGCTGAAAGAGTAATCATTTTCAGAGTTCCATGGGTTGATGATAAAGGTGAAATTCAGGTAAACAGAGGATTCAGAATTCAAATGAACTCTGCGATTGGACCATACAAAGGAGGGATCCGTTTTCACCCGACTGTAAACCTTTCAGTTCTTAAATTCTTAGCTTTCGAGCAGGTATTTAAAAACTCTTTAACTACCCTTCCAATGGGTGGGGGTAAAGGAGGTTCAGACTTCGATCCACAAGGGAAATCTGATATGGAGGTAATGCGTTTTTGCCAGGCTTTCATGACGGAAATGTGCAAACATATCGGTCCGGAAACCGACGTTCCTGCAGGAGACATCGGTGTTGGAGCCAGAGAAATCGGATATTTATTCGGGCAGTACAAAAAGATCAGAAACGAATTTACAGGAGTTCTTACAGGAAAAGGTCTTGCTTACGGAGGTTCATTGATCCGTCCTGAAGCTACAGGATACGGAGTTGTATACTTTGCTGAGCAAATGCTTAAAACGATCGGTCAGGATTTCAAAAATAAAATCGTAACGGTTTCAGGTTTCGGAAACGTAGCTTGGGGAGTTATCAAAAAAGTATCTGAATTAGGAGGAAAAGTGGTAACGATTTCCGGACCAGACGGATATATCTACGACAAAGATGGTATCGACGGAGAAAAAATCGACTATTTATTAGAATTAAGATCTTCAGGAAACAACAGAGCCGAAGATTATGCTAAAAAATATCCATCCGCACAATTCTATGCCGGAAAACGTCCTTGGGAAGTGAAGTGTGATGTTGCCATCCCTTCTGCTACTCAGAACGAACTGGATCTGGAAGATGCTAAAGTATTGGTAGGAAACGGATGCGTTTGTGTAACTGAAGCAGCCAATATGCCTTCAACTCTTGATGCTATTAACTATTTCTTAGACAACAAAGTATTGTTCTCTCCAGGAAAAGCTTCGAATGCAGGTGGTGTTGCTACTTCCGGTCTTGAAATGACACAAAACTCAATCCGTCTTAACTGGACATCTGAAGAAGTAGATGCAAGACTGAAAGAGATCATGATCGGAATCCACAAAGCTTGCAGAGACTACGGAAAAGAGGAAGATGGCTATGTAAACTACGTAAAAGGTGCCAATATCGCCGGATTCGTGAAAGTTGCAGAAGCAATGTTAGCTCAAGGAGTGGTATAA
- a CDS encoding DNA-processing protein DprA — MYTEENLFSIALRECSNIGDINFHKLIRAFGSAANVWKTSTKELQKIHGIGRKTIADIGDKKHLKFAEKEISFCENNNIQINLRHLDQLPFLLKECENAPSILYQKGKINPNLHPVSIVGTRKVTSYGKNFIETFFENSKKYKFISVSGLALGTDKEVHVESIRQKIPTAAVLAHGFHTLYPSSHKNLSEKILSENGALFTEFNSSRKPDRENFIQRNRIIAGISPSTIVVETAFGGGSMSTATFANNYNRDVFALPGKITDKFSQGCNHLIFQNKAVAISTVQDLINQIGFNHPKEKIEELFPHAETAIQLTENQESIYKTISSHPQISLDDLADKINMPSHKILATILELELLGKIKSLSGRQFIPI; from the coding sequence ATGTATACGGAAGAAAATCTTTTTTCTATCGCCCTTAGAGAATGCTCTAATATCGGTGATATTAATTTTCATAAACTCATCCGAGCTTTTGGGAGCGCAGCCAACGTATGGAAAACTTCCACAAAAGAACTTCAGAAAATACATGGAATCGGGAGAAAAACAATCGCCGATATTGGAGATAAGAAACATCTAAAATTTGCTGAAAAAGAAATTTCCTTTTGCGAAAACAATAATATCCAAATCAATCTTCGCCACCTTGATCAGCTCCCTTTTTTATTAAAAGAATGTGAAAATGCTCCTTCAATATTGTATCAAAAAGGGAAAATCAATCCGAATCTGCATCCTGTAAGTATTGTAGGAACACGTAAAGTCACTTCTTACGGAAAGAACTTTATTGAGACATTTTTTGAAAATTCTAAAAAATACAAATTCATCTCTGTAAGCGGATTAGCATTAGGAACTGACAAAGAAGTTCATGTAGAATCCATCCGTCAAAAAATTCCGACTGCAGCGGTGCTCGCTCATGGTTTTCACACCCTATATCCTTCCAGTCACAAAAACCTGTCTGAAAAGATACTATCGGAAAACGGGGCTCTTTTTACTGAATTCAATTCTTCAAGGAAACCTGACAGAGAAAATTTTATCCAGAGAAACCGCATTATTGCAGGAATATCTCCTTCAACAATTGTAGTGGAAACCGCATTCGGAGGAGGTTCTATGAGTACAGCAACTTTCGCCAATAATTATAACAGGGATGTTTTTGCACTTCCTGGAAAAATCACTGATAAATTCAGTCAAGGGTGTAATCATCTTATTTTTCAGAATAAAGCCGTTGCCATATCTACCGTTCAGGATTTGATCAATCAAATAGGTTTTAATCACCCTAAAGAAAAAATAGAAGAACTATTCCCTCACGCAGAAACAGCCATACAACTCACTGAAAATCAAGAATCAATCTATAAAACAATTAGCTCTCATCCACAAATTTCTCTGGATGATTTAGCCGACAAAATAAATATGCCCAGTCATAAAATTTTAGCAACTATTTTGGAGTTAGAACTTTTAGGGAAAATAAAATCACTTTCCGGGAGACAATTTATACCTATTTAA
- a CDS encoding rhomboid family intramembrane serine protease, with protein MLKNIIHKKAIINPLLMLSAMWLGFLLQTMGFFSNCTGAIIPLLPEGLVGIITSPLLHGNLDHIIGNSIPIAILMFLLYQFYPLVANKVFFLGWISTGLLLWLLPPIDILTGEYTYTCTIGASGVVYVLAFFLFFSGIFKWNMKLLTISLLVVLYYGSLIWGMIPEELFYNLQEPSKISWQAHLSGAIVGVILAYTFKQVGDKKKKYIWEFPNYYNEKDDKLWQEYKENHPEDFLDLPYKKNDDIWEHLEELRKK; from the coding sequence ATGTTAAAGAATATCATTCACAAAAAAGCAATAATAAATCCCCTACTTATGCTATCCGCAATGTGGTTGGGCTTTCTTTTACAAACTATGGGCTTTTTCTCCAATTGTACGGGAGCAATCATTCCGCTTCTTCCGGAAGGGCTTGTCGGAATTATCACCTCTCCTTTGCTTCATGGAAACCTTGACCATATTATTGGGAATTCTATTCCTATTGCTATATTAATGTTTTTATTATATCAGTTTTATCCTTTGGTTGCCAATAAAGTATTCTTTTTAGGATGGATTTCCACCGGTTTACTTCTTTGGTTATTACCCCCCATTGATATTTTAACCGGAGAATATACTTATACATGCACGATCGGAGCCAGCGGAGTTGTGTATGTTTTAGCATTCTTTCTGTTTTTCAGCGGCATATTTAAGTGGAACATGAAACTGCTTACCATTTCCCTGCTTGTGGTTCTGTACTACGGAAGTTTAATTTGGGGAATGATTCCTGAAGAATTATTTTACAATCTACAGGAGCCCAGTAAAATCTCATGGCAGGCGCACCTTTCCGGTGCTATTGTAGGAGTGATACTTGCTTACACTTTTAAACAAGTAGGTGACAAAAAAAAGAAATACATCTGGGAATTCCCTAATTATTACAATGAAAAAGATGATAAGCTTTGGCAAGAATATAAAGAAAATCATCCTGAAGATTTTTTAGATTTGCCCTACAAAAAAAATGACGATATCTGGGAACATTTAGAAGAATTAAGAAAAAAATAG